The genomic interval TATATGTGAGGTTTAATTTGATTCGGCTTATTTAAGTACGCAATTTTATTAAATCAACTACTAATATTAATAATCTATGATAAATTCTTTCCCGTTGCCCAATTTTGGTTGGCAGCGGGTTTTTTAATGAGGTGATTGTTTGAATCGATTTTTAGACAATGCAATACAACTGGCAAAAATGGCAGAAGGACAAACTGGTGTAAATCCTGCTGTAGGTTCTGTTGTTGTCAATCAAGGCCGAATTGTCGGTCTCGGTGCACATTTGAAACAGGGTGAACGGCATGCTGAGGTCCAAGCTTTAGATATGGCAGGGGATCAAGCGCGTGGCGGTACTATTTATGTTTCTTTAGAACCATGTACACATTATGGTTCAACTCCGCCTTGTGTCAATAAGATAATTGAAGCTGGAATATCGAAAGTGGTTTATGCAATGAAAGATATTACATTAGATTCGCCGGGTGATGAGATTTTAAAATCAGCAGGCATTGACGTGGAATATCAGCATGATATTGAAGCAGAGAAAATGTATAGAGATTTCTTTGCTGCTAAAGTTTCTAAAATTCCAGAAGTTACATTAAAGGTAAGTGTGAGTTTGGATGGTAAACAAGCGACGGACGCTGGTCAAAGTCAATGGATTACCAATCCAGATGTAAAACAAGATGTTTTGAAAAACCGTGCACGTCATGATGCGATATTGACAGGAGCAGGAACAGTAGAAGTGGATAACCCGAGTTTAACAGTCAGAATAGAAGGTGAACGCCAACCTATCCGAGTGATATTAGATAGAAGTGGTCGTTTAAGTTTTAGACAAAATATGTTTCATGACCGATTAACGCCAGTTTGGTTGTATACAGAAAATAAAGCATTACAAAATAAAGAACATCCTGATAATATCAAGATTATTCAGTTAGAAGAATGTTCTATCCATAATATCTTACGTGATTTATATGATAAAGGTATCGGTTCACTTTATGTAGAAGCCGGACCGAATGTATCTTCACAATTTCTCCAATCAGAGTGTGTTCAAACACTTATTATTTACTACGCCCCGAAAGTTATTGGAGGTTCAGGGAAATACCAATTCTATCAAACAGAAGAAGTACTTTCTTTGGATAAAATCCCTCAATT from Staphylococcus condimenti carries:
- the ribD gene encoding bifunctional diaminohydroxyphosphoribosylaminopyrimidine deaminase/5-amino-6-(5-phosphoribosylamino)uracil reductase RibD, which encodes MNRFLDNAIQLAKMAEGQTGVNPAVGSVVVNQGRIVGLGAHLKQGERHAEVQALDMAGDQARGGTIYVSLEPCTHYGSTPPCVNKIIEAGISKVVYAMKDITLDSPGDEILKSAGIDVEYQHDIEAEKMYRDFFAAKVSKIPEVTLKVSVSLDGKQATDAGQSQWITNPDVKQDVLKNRARHDAILTGAGTVEVDNPSLTVRIEGERQPIRVILDRSGRLSFRQNMFHDRLTPVWLYTENKALQNKEHPDNIKIIQLEECSIHNILRDLYDKGIGSLYVEAGPNVSSQFLQSECVQTLIIYYAPKVIGGSGKYQFYQTEEVLSLDKIPQFEIAHSEIIDQNIKVSLRKK